One genomic segment of Helianthus annuus cultivar XRQ/B chromosome 14, HanXRQr2.0-SUNRISE, whole genome shotgun sequence includes these proteins:
- the LOC110904297 gene encoding vacuolar fusion protein MON1 homolog, with amino-acid sequence MSSDSSCLSFSDEEGQNPNIHSIDHSLDAIENQLSSIAFNSSIDEETPSVANNHHEPVTEITNGSKNEIRSEMRRNSFGESNNNVSVNDDIQEHRNNVSDGGELLDSVQSQRVPGKRHIHEDDASMSWRERKKHFFVLSNSGKPILSRYGDEHKLAGFSATLQAIVSFVEDGGDHIKLVRAGKHQVVFLVKKPIYLVCISCTEEPYESLRGQLELLYGQIILILTKSVNKCFEKNSKFDMTPLLGGTDLVLSSLFHSFSWNPATFLHAYTCLPLPYATRQIAGAVLQDVAESGVLFAMLMCKYKVVSLVGAQKAVLHPDDILLLANFVMSSESLRTSESFSPICLPRYNPMAFLLAYIYYFDNDTYLVLLTSSSDSFFHLKDCRILIEKVLAKSNVLSEVQRSLSEGGMRVENLPTYPSTRSESLLHLNESRPATVPQDRLHESVSSIGGPAGLWHFIYRNMSLDQYVSSEFSSPITTHRQQKRLYRAYQKLYASMHDKGTGPHKTQFKKDDDYVLLCWVTQDFELYAAFDPLADKGLAIRICNRVCQWVKDVENEIFLVAGTPFTW; translated from the exons ATGAGTTCAGATTCGAGTTGTTTATCATTCTCCGACGAAGAAGGCCAAAACCCTAACATCCATTCAATCGATCACTCGCTTGATGCCATAGAAAACCAGTTGTCTTCGATCGCATTCAACTCTTCAATCGACGAAGAAACCCCATCGGTTGCTAATAATCACCACGAACCTGTCACAGAGATCACCAATGGATCTAAGAATGAAATCCGAAGCGAAATGCGGAGAAATTCGTTTGGAGAGAGTAACAATAACGTGTCTGTAAATGATGATATTCAGGAACATCGGAATAATGTGAGTGATGGTGGAGAGTTGTTGGATTCTGTTCAATCACAGCGGGTTCCTGGTAAAAGGCATATTCATGAG GATGATGCTTCTATGTCTTGGAGAGAGAGGAAGAAGCACTTTTTTGTTTTGAGCAACTCCGGAAAACCTATTCTTTCAAG ATATGGAGATGAACACAAACTAGCAGGATTCTCAGCAACTCTACAAGCCATCGTTTCCTTTGTGGAAGACGG GGGAGACCATATTAAATTGGTTAGGGCAGGAAAACACCAG GTGGTTTTTCTTGTGAAAAAGCCTATCTATTTAGTTTGCATAAGCTGTACTGAGGAGCCTTATGAGTCACTAAGGGGGCAACTGGAGCTTCTTTATGGTCAG ATTATACTTATTCTTACAAAGTCTGTAAATAAATGTTTCGAAAAGAACTCTAAGTTTGACATGACACCTTTGCTTGGAGGCACGGATCTTGTGTTGTCATCTCTTTTCCACTCTTTCAGCTG GAACCCTGCCACTTTTCTTCATGCATACACGTGTCTTCCACTTCCTTACGCAACAAGGCAAATCGCTGGTGCGGTATTGCAGGACGTTGCCGAATCAGGCGTCCTCTTTGCAATGCTGATGTGTAAATACAAG GTTGTCAGTTTAGTAGGTGCGCAGAAAGCGGTACTTCATCCTGATGATATACTGCTACTCGCTAACTTTGTCATGTCATCTGAATCTTTAAG AACATCTGAATCTTTCTCGCCTATATGTTTGCCAAGATACAACCCCATGGCCTTTTTACTTgcttatatttattattttgat AATGATACGTACTTAGTGTTGTTGACATCAAGTTCGGATTCCTTTTTCCATCTTAAAGATTGTCG GATACTAATTGAAAAGGTTCTTGCGAAGTCTAATGTTCTAAGTGAAGTTCAGAGATCCTTGTCGGAAGGTGGCATGCGCGTAGAGAATTTACCTACCTACCCCTCAACTCGTTCCGAGTCATTATTACATTTGAATGAATCCAGACCAGCAACCGTACCTCAAGATAGATTACATGAATCAGTTTCAAGTATCGGTGGTCCAGCTGGACTTTGGCACTTTATATATCGTAATATGTCTCTAGATCAATATGTATCTTCTGAGTTTTCATCTCCAATCACTACTCATCGACAGCAGAAAAG ATTATACAGGGCGTATCAAAAGCTGTATGCTTCCATGCATGATAAAGGAACCGGACCCCATAAAACGCAGTTTAAAAAGGACGATGATTATG TTTTACTATGCTGGGTCACACAGGATTTTGAACTATACGCAGCGTTTGATCCCCTCGCCGACAAG GGTTTGGCCATAAGGATATGCAACCGCGTGTGCCAGTGGGTGAAAGACGTGGAGAATGAAATCTTTTTGGTGGCAGGAACCCCTTTCACCTGGTGA